AACAACCGACTTCATCGATGGCAACAAGTACGACGCGAAGGATCCGATCGGATACATCAACAGCTTCGACATCGGTAACAAAGAATCCGAAACACTTGCGAAGCAGTAAAGGGCACCTGCAAAGCAGGAACACCTGCAGAGCTATCAAAGCTCTGGTGAGAACGATCACTAGAGCTTTAACAATCGTTCACTCAGCGGTGGCCGCCTCACCGCCTGTGTGATCGGGAAGCGGCCAATACGGGCCGGGCGTTTGGGTCCGGTGCCTAACGTCCGGCCCGGCCGTGGATCCCCTTCACATGAACTGAAACAACAAGTTGCTTGAAAACTTGTTTTAGGCTGCCTCGACGTAGCCACACATCCGGCGATCCATTCGCTTCCCGACCTCATTCCACCACTGATCAACCATGAACTGGCGAGGAAACGCGCTTAAGTTTTGCAACGTCGCGGGCCTACCACTGCTCGAACCCTTCGTCCGTCTAGCGGCCGGTGAAGACGTCAAAGAACAATTAAAAAGCATCAGTAAATTCATTCTTCTGCCCGTCGCAACGATCGCAGTGTTCCTGTTTCTGTGGAACGCCGCCGCAAAAACCGTTGTGACAGACAGTATGAAACTGCCAAGTCCGGGAGAAACCTGGGCGGCGGGTAAAGAACTGTTTGCAATGCATACGGCGCAGCGAGCGGCCGATCGCGAACAAAAAAAAGAAAAGGTCACCGAAGCGGTGATGTTTCTGGCCAAAGCGAACAAGATGACCGCATTAGCCGAATCGGCTGACGGGGAACGCAAGGAAAAGCTACTTGCCAACGCATTGGTACTGAAAAAGAAAGCGGTCCAAGCGGCAAACTACAAGCCGACCAGTGCCCCGACCTTTGTTGACCAAATCATCACCAGCCTGAAAACCGTATTCATCGGCTTCGTGATCGCCACGATGATCGCGGTCCCGATCGGTGTTCTGTGCGGCATGAGTCCTTGGTGCAACGCCGCGTTGACTCCCTTCATTCAAGTTTTCAAACCGGTAAGCCCGCTTGCATGGCTACCGCTGGCCTTCTTGGTCATCGTCTGGGCGTACTCCGGTGCCAAGCCCGGCGAGACCTTGTTTGAAAAGGCGTTTTTGATCTCCGCCGTGACGGTCTCGCTTTGCTCGCTCTGGCCAACCTTGGTCAACACCACCCTTGGTGTCGCGAGCGTTGACAAAGACTACATGAATGTGGCTCGCGTGCTGAAGCTTTCATGGAGCCAACAGCTTTTCAAAATCATTCTGCCAGCAAGTTTGCCGCTGATGTTTGCAGGCCTTCGCATCAGCCTTGGCGTTGGCTGGATGGTGCTGATCGCCGCGGACATGTTGGCTCAGAATCCGGGTTTGGGCAAATTCGTCTGGGACGAGTTCCAAAACGGCAGTAGCCAAACGTACGCACGGATCGCATTCAGTGTGATCATCATCGGAGTGATCGGCTTGCTGTTGGATCGAATCATGATCTTCCTGCGAAACCTGGTCAGCTTCGGCAATCCGCAAGCCGCCTAACCACCCAGCGAGTCTAGACGATGAGTACAGCTGTTCTCGATCGACCGCAGCCAAAATCCGTTGCCCGACCGGTTGCTCCCGAGCCACTGATCGCGATGCGCAATGTGTGCAAGGGATACGGTAGCGGTGTCACACGGAACGAAGTTCTGACGAACATCAATCTGAATTTACGCCAGGGTGAATTTCTTGCCGTGGTGGGCTTCTCAGGAAGTGGGAAGACAACATTGACGAAGCTGCTTGCCGGGTTGGAAACGCCCGACAGCGGCGAAATCGTGATGGAAAACAAAGTCATCTCCGAGCCAAGTGAAGAGCGTGGCATCGTTTTCCAGAACTATTCGCTACTGCCATGGCTGACCGTGCGCGGCAACATCGCTTTGTCGGTTGATCGTGTCTTCCGCCATTGGTCCAAGGGGCAACGGCGTGAACACATCGACAAATTCATCGAGATGGTAGGCCTGACGCATGCCGTTCACCGGCGTCCGCATGAGCTTTCCGGCGGGATGCGTCAACGGGTTTCACTCGCTCGAACGTTGGCGATGAAGCCCAAAGTCCTGCTGCTCGACGAACCACTTTCGGCACTCGACGCGCTGACACGTGCGACGCTGCAGGACGAAATCCTGAAGATCTGGGAAGAGGAGCGGCAAACCTGTTTGCTGATCACCAACGATGTCGATGAAGCCATCCTTTTGGCCGACCGCATCGTTCCGTTAAACCCAGGTCCGAACGCTTCGCTCGGTCCCGCGTTTACGGTCGAACTAGATCGTCCCCGTGACAAAACAGAACTGAACCATAACGAAACCTTTAAAGGTCTTCGTAACGCGATCACAAATTACTTGGTCGCGGTTCGTCAAAAGTCACGCGACGACCAAGCATCAGCATCTGACATTCCGCCGGTTGAATTGCCGGATCTTGAACCACGGAGTTTGGCGTTGCCACGGAAGGCGATTTTGAACTCCCCGATCTAATTCACACACGATCCAAATCATATTTGATAGGCGGCATCAATGGCTGGATATGTCGAAATGTACCGCTTGGGCAAAACCTACGACACGCCCAACGGTCCGGCGATCATCGTCGAAGACTTTAATTTGAATATGGCCAAGGGCGAATACGTTTGCCTGTTGGGCCACAGTGGATGCGGCAAAAGTACCGTGTTGACCATGGTCGCGGGCTTGAACCCCATCACGCATGGCGGCGTTGTCGTTGCCAACCATGAAATTGAGGGCCCCGGTCCCGATCGCGGCGTTGTTTTTCAATCACCGTGTTTAATGCCATGGATGACGGCAATCGAAAACGTCCTCCTTGGTGTCAATCAGGTCTACCCGCACGGTACCAAATCGCAACGACATGATATCGCGGCGTATTACCTGACACTGGTCGGCCTGGGCAATAGCCTGCACACACGTGCCAGTGCGCTAAGCCAAGGGATGCAGCAACGGGTCGGAATCGCACGAGCCTTCGCGTTGAAACCGAAGATGCTGTTGTTGGACGAACCGTTCGGAATGCTCGATTCGCTGACACGAATGGAGCTACAAGAAATCCTGTTGGAAATCTTGGTTCGCGACAAAGTCACCACGATGATGATCACCCACGATGTGGATGAAGCGTTATTCATGAGCGACCGTGTTGTGATGATGACCAACGGCCCACGCGCCCGCGTCGGCCGAGTGTTTGAGATGCCGTTTGAACGCCCGCGGGTTCGTTCCGAGGTGCTCGAGCACCCGGACTACTACGACCTGCGCGGTGACATGATTCAGTTCCTGGAGGAACAGGATCACAAGAAACTGAAAGCGGACGCCGAAAAGCTGGAAGCGAAAAAGCGTGCCGAAGCGGAAACGGCACTCTCATGACATCAACCACTATCCAACCAACAGCGTCATTCCTGGTTGACATCATCGTTGTCGATCACCCCGATGTCGAATTCATCGCGGACTGCCAATATCCGGCCGCTCAGCGAGCTTTTAGCGAAACGAAGGAAACCGGTCTGCCGGCGATCGTTTCCGCCGAAGGCGAAGAACAAGATGTCGTTGTGCTTTCGATTCCAACCTATTGCGATGGCGAAATTAAATCTGTGGTCTGCTTTGTCGGGTCAGGTGATGACGCCAACTGTGGTGTCATGGAAGTCTGGCAACCGATCGGTGCTTATGATGAATTGAGCATGACCAAAGGCTATTTCGGTGCTTTGGAACGATTTCAAAACGTCAGTTCATACGTTCGATTCGAAAAAGGATCGGGCCTGCCCGGACAAGTCTGGCGCAATGCCAGTTTTATCATCCACGATAAACTGCCATCGCATTCCGGCTTCCTGCGTGCCGCTGGAGCCTCCGCCGAATCGTTGGAAGTCGCGGTAGGAATTCCTGTCTTGGCCGACGACTTTTTGGCCTCGGTGCTGCTGATTAGCTCCGGGGTTGCGCCTCTGGCAAAAGGGTTCGAAGTCTGGCGAAGCGCCGGTGAAGAATTCTTGCTCGAATCGGCAGCGTACCAATCACTTGACGAATCGCTTTGCCTATCGATCGATAGCAAGGTCGCTTGTGACGGGTCGCTGCCGGGGATGGCCTCTCAAACGGGTCATCCAGTCATCACGGACGATTCTGCGGCGATTCTATTTGGCCGAAACGATCAAGCGACCTTCGAAGGCCGCGCCTTCGCGATGCCGTTTTTTGAAGACGGCCGCGTAACCAATGTCCTTGTCATGTTGCTTTAACCAAAGGAGGTGACTGCGATGTCCACGGCACTTCCTGTCGTTAATCGTCAGCCTGATTTTTTGGGACAGCTATTGGAAGAACAGCAGCAACTCAGCGCTGTCGAAACCTTTAGCCAGTGGCACAGTTCACACACCGAAGCCGCACCCGCGCAAGAAAAATATTATCGGGATTTAATCCCCGCTTCTGCCCCCGCACCCGGCTACCAATTCGCTTTCGAAGTCGACTTGGATGCCTGCAGCGGTTGCAAAGCCTGTGTTGTGGCTTGCCATACACTTAATGGTCTAGAAGAAGACGAATCCTGGCGACGGGTTGGAACGTTGATCATCGGCGATGACAGCGATCAATCACCGGCAGCCATTCAGCATGTGACGACCGCATGTCACCACTGCGAAGATCCCGGGTGTCTAAATGGATGCCCGGTTAAAGCGTATGACAAAGACCCGATCACCGGGATCGTTCGCCACTTGGACGACCAATGTATCGGCTGCAAGTATTGCACGATGATGTGCCCCTACGAGGTGCCACGGTACAGCGACCGATTGGGGATCGTCCGCAAGTGTGACATGTGTCACCAACGGCTAAGTGTTGGTGAGGCTCCCGCCTGCGTCCAATCTTGCCCGAACGAAGCGATCCGCATCTCGACCGTTCCTGTCGATTCGTCCAGCAACACTAGCGGCGCCGTTGTCCCTTCGGCACCGCCCTCGTCGATCACTCAGCCGACAACGCGTTTTGTCAGAACCAACCCACTGGATCCCAGTAAAACGTATCCTCAGGATCAAAACGTTGACGAGGTTGCCGAAAGCCACTGGCCGCTTGCGGTCATGTTGGTGATGACGCAGCTCGCCGTCGGTGCTTTACTGGCCGAAGCGATCACGGCTGCAGTGCGATTTGTTCTGGGCAGTCCGGTATCGAACAACGTCACCCTGACGGTTGCCGTCGTTGCGTTCGTGATCGCCAACGCGGGTCTCGGAATCGCTCCACTACACCTCGGTCAGCCGCTGCGAATGTGGCGAGTCTTCCTGGGGCTTCGCACCAGTTGGCTTAGCCGCGAAGCCGTCGTGCTAGGGAAATTCATGGGCGCCGTTGCCCTGGCCATTGGGCTATTCGCGTTACCGATCTTTTGGGATTGGATTCCGTCAGCGATTCAGAATTTGATCCCGGTGGATTTGATCCCCGATTGGCTCGGCCGATTGGTGTTGGTCGCTTCGTTGCCACTGGGAATCGCCGGCCTGTACTGCAGTGCGATGATCTATATCGCGACGAAACGTCAGCTATGGCGTCAAGACAGAACACTGCCGCGATTCTTCGGAACCGGATTGGCAGGCGGACCGCTTATCAGCGCGGCTGTCTTCGGTGTATTCGGAGAACGCTGGACCGCTGTCGCACTTTCGCTTGTCGCGATCGGCTTGGTCGCAACCAAGTACAGCGTCGAAAAGGCGATCTACATTACCGATCGCAAGCACGACGATCCTTACGATCAGCGAAGTGTTCGTTTGATCCGAACCCATCTCGGTGACTTACTAAAAGCTCGAACCGGGCTGATGACCGGAACGATCGCGGTCAGCGTCTTGGGCACATTGTCTTTGATCGTCAGCCCATTGCTGGGCGGGGCGCTACTTTCGGTGGCGTGCTGTCTTTTTATCGCCGGTGAGAATGCCGAGCGTCTGCTGTATTTCAAAAGTGTCGTCTACGACCGCATGCCTGGAACACTTTGAGGAACCGCACAATGAGCATTGCGCCACCACCAAAGAATCAACCCGGAGAAATCCAGGTCAACGGTCAGCAAAGCGATCAACTGAACGCGAAAAAGTCACTGACCACTCCGACTTCGGATGACTCGCGCCGCAAGATGGAACTGCCTCAAGTCCTTCAGGCTCGTAATGGCCGAATGACCCGTGAACTGTTGCTCAATCCGGGGCAGCACGGCTTGGGGATGACTCCCGATGCGATGCAAGCCGATTCGACCACGACCGCGACCTGTGGCTACTGTGCAACAGGTTGTGGACTGCGTTTGCATGTCCGTGAGGGCGAAGCGGTTGGCTTGACACCGGAGACACATTACCCCGTCAATCTCGGAATGGCCTGTCCGAAGGGATGGGAAGCGTTGGAAATCCTGGACTCGGAAAAACGTGCTCACCATCCACTGCTTCGGCAATCCGACGGCAGCATGGAACAGGTCTCCTGGGACACCGCGTTATCCACGTTTACCGAACGCTTTAAATCGATCCAAGCGAAGCATGGCGATGCTTCGGTTGCGTTTGTTAGCACCGGGCAAATCGTTTGCGAGGAAATGGCCTTCCTCGGTGCCTTGGGCAAATTCGGGATGGGTATCCAGCACGGTGATGGCAACACGCGTCAATGCATGGCGACCGCAGTCAGCGCGTATAAAGAATCATTTGGTTTCGATGCCCCACCTTACACCTACGACGACTTCGAGCAGAGTGACTGTTTGGTCTTCGTCGGATCCAACCCGTGCATCGGACATCCGATCATGTGGGAGCGTGTCCTTCGAAATCAAAAATCACCAGAGATCATTGTCATCGATCCACGGCGAACCGAAACCGCCATGGCATCAACGCAGCACTTGCAGCTCAATCCGAAAAGTGACTTGATGCTGTTGTATGCGATCACTCAGCATTTGATCGCTTCGAACCTCATCGACTATGACTTCGTCAACGCTCATACCGAAGGCTTCGAAGAACTTGCGGCGCACGTCGCCGAATTCACTCCAGAATCGGTCTCGGAACAATGTGGAATCTCCGTGATCGACATTCGCCGCGCTGCCGAATCGATCGGTCGGGCACCGGCGGCATCCCTTTGGTGGACGATGGGTGTCAACCAAAGTTACGAAGGGACGCGAGTCGCCCAAGCGATCATCAATATCGCATTGATCACCGGTAATTTCGGTCGCCCCGGCACGGGAGCGAACAGCATCACCGGTCAATGCAACGCAATGGGATCGCGTTTGTGGAGCAACACCACAAACCTGCTCGGACACTTCAAATTCGAATCCGAACAAGATCGCCAGCACGTTGCCGGTACGTTAGGCATCGACGTCGAACGCATTCCGAGTGAGGGCAGCTGGGCCTATGACGAAATCGTCGAAGGCATTCGCAACGGAGACATCAAGGGATTGTGGGTGATTGCCACCAACCCTGCACACTCGTGGATCAACCGTGGCGACTTCCGCGATTTGTTAGACAAGCTTGATTTCCTTGTCGTGCAAGACATGTACGATCAAACCGATACGGCTAAACATGCCGACCTAGTCCTTCCCGCAGCCGGATGGGGCGAAAAAGTAGGGACGTTCATCAACAGCGAACGACGTTACGGATTGGTCAAAAAGGTTCGTAAGGCTCCAGGTGAAGCGCTGGCGGATTTCCAGATTTTTCGCGCGATAGCGGCCTACTGGGGTGTCGGTGAAATGTTTGCCGAATGGACCGATCCGGAAGCGGTCTTTCGAATCATGCAGCGTTTAAGCAAGCACCGCCCCAACGATATCACGGGTATCGACGGGTACGCTCAGCTGGATGCTTGTGGCGGAATCCAATGGCCGTTTTCACAAGAAGAATCCGAGCAAGAAAACGCTCCGATTCAACAGCGTCGTTTGTTTGCCGACGGCAAGTTTTACCGCGAGAGCGGCAAAGCGAAACTGATCGCCGATCAAATCACTCCGATGCCGGAACCGCCTGATGAGGCGTTCCCATTCCTGTTGCTCACCGGCCGCGGAACGGTCAGCCAGTGGCATACACAGACGCGTACAGAAAACAGCAAAGTCCTGCGCAAGCTGTATCCGCATGATCCTTATGTCGAATTGCACCCGCGTGATGCCCAAACACTGGGCGTCGTCAATGGAGACCAAGTGCGTGTTCGATCCCGACGTGGCTGTGTCGAAGTGACCGCGATGGTGACTCCGACCGTCCGCCAAGGCCAAGTCTTCATTCCGATGCACTATCGCATTGTCAATGATTTAACCCTCTCCCACTTTGATCCACATTCGCACCAACCGAGCTACAAAGACTGCGCGGTGTGTTTGGAAAAAGCATAAGACTGTTCTATTGGTAGGTTCGAACAAGCGATGAGTAACGACAAAGGTTTTAGCGAAGAACAGAAACAGTTCCTGTCGGGTTTTGCCTTCGGCACCGATGTCGCTCGCGCCGTCAGTGGTTTGCCAGTGATCAGCAACAGTGCCGGCGGCGGATCGGCAACGGAAGCCATCACCATCGGCGCCAAAGCGGAAGACGCGTTGCCAATCGGTCCCGAAAAGATCGCTTTGATCGCGCAGCGGGAAACCAAGCAAGCGGGCAAGCAACTCTGCAAAGAAGAGCTAGCCAAGCTTGAAAAAAACCCATTGGACATGTGGGACGAGATGCAAGAACGCGCCGACAAAGGCGAGTTCCCCAAGGGCACTGATGTCTTTTTGCAAAAGTTCCATGGACTGTTTTATGTCGCCCCGGCACAGAACAGCTACATGTGCCGCATGAGAATTCCGGGTGGACTTCTACATGCGTGGCAACTCGCCGGATTGGCCGACCTTTCAGATAAGTCGGCCGGTGGCTACATCGACATCACGACGCGGGCAAATTTGCAGTACCGTGAAATTCCCGCTGACCAGGCGATGAACATCCTTTACGGACTGCGTGAGCTTGAAATCGTCAACTTAGGTTCAGGCGGCGATAACATTCGCAACTGCACCGCAAGCCCGCTTAGCGGAATCGACACCGAAGAACTGATCGAGACGATTCCGTTGGCGAAACGAATGAACCACTACATCTTGAATTCGCGAGAGATGTACGGCTTACCGCGAAAGTTTAATATCGCATTCGATGGCGGCGGGACAATCAGCTCTCTGGATGACACCAATGACATCGGCTTTCACGCCGTTCGAGTTTCGTCCGATGATGCGACCGAACAGTTCCCTGAAGGCGTCTATTTCCAGTTGACGCTAGGTGGAATCACCGGTCACAAAGATTTCGCCCGACCGACCGGAGTGTTATTGCGACCGGATCAATGTTTGGCAGTGGCCGGCGCGATTGTCCGAGTCTTCGTGAAAAGCGGCGACCGAACCGATCGCAAGAAAGCGAGACTGAAATACGTTTTGGACGCCTGGGGATTTGACAAGTTTGTCACGGCTGTCGAAGAACAACTCGGCTACACCCTACCGCGTTTGGAAGAGGAAAAGCTGACGAAGTCTTTGGTCGAAAACCGACTGGCTCACATCGGCTTTCATCCACAGTCGCAGCCAGGAAAACAATACGTCGGTGTTGTCTTTCCTGTTGGCCGCATGACCAGTGACCAAGCGAGATCTTTGGCTGATATCGCCACCAAGTATGGCAACGGCGAAATCCGCTTGACGGTTTGGCAGAACCTGCTGATCCCACACATCGATGACGCCGATGTCGAAGCCGTCCAGCAAGCACTTCTTGACATCGGCTTGGACTATCGCGCCAGTCAGTTTCGTGCCGGACTTGTTGCATGCACCGGTAGCGGCGGTTGCAAGTTTGCCGCGGCCGAGACCAAAACGCATGCGATGATCTTGGCGGATCACCTGCAGTCGCAATTCGAATTGGACCAACCGATCAACATTCACTTGACGGGCTGCCACCACAGCTGCGCGCAACACTACATCGGCGACATCGGCCTATTGGGCTGTAAAGTCGAAAAAGGTGACGACATGGTCGATGGCTACCACGTGCACCTCGGTGGTGGTTGGGGCGAACGACAAGGCATTGCCCGCCTGATTTTCGAATCGGTCGCGTTTGATGAAATGTCCACGCTGCTTTCGGCAGTCATTCAAGGCTATCTAGACCAACGCAGCGATGGCGAATCGTTCGTCGATTTCAGTTCGCGAAAAACGGATGACGAACTCAAGGCCTTGGCCACGATGACGCCTTGCTAAGCCGTCACGATCCATCACCCGTTAGACGCACACATTGCAACAGCTCAGTCAAACAGCCAACTCCAGTCCTAACATTCCCGACACACTGAACTTTCCGATACACCATGACCACTAGTTTCATCCCCGAATCGGCGCCATTCAACGAAGAACAGCGTGCTTGGCTGAACGGATTCTTTGCTGGCATGATGGGCATCAGCCCTGGTGGCAACGCGCAGGCGATCATGCAATCCGCTGGCGTGTCGGGTGAAATGCTAACCGGAAGTGAACAGG
This is a stretch of genomic DNA from Stieleria sp. JC731. It encodes these proteins:
- a CDS encoding ABC transporter permease, coding for MNWRGNALKFCNVAGLPLLEPFVRLAAGEDVKEQLKSISKFILLPVATIAVFLFLWNAAAKTVVTDSMKLPSPGETWAAGKELFAMHTAQRAADREQKKEKVTEAVMFLAKANKMTALAESADGERKEKLLANALVLKKKAVQAANYKPTSAPTFVDQIITSLKTVFIGFVIATMIAVPIGVLCGMSPWCNAALTPFIQVFKPVSPLAWLPLAFLVIVWAYSGAKPGETLFEKAFLISAVTVSLCSLWPTLVNTTLGVASVDKDYMNVARVLKLSWSQQLFKIILPASLPLMFAGLRISLGVGWMVLIAADMLAQNPGLGKFVWDEFQNGSSQTYARIAFSVIIIGVIGLLLDRIMIFLRNLVSFGNPQAA
- a CDS encoding molybdopterin oxidoreductase family protein translates to MELPQVLQARNGRMTRELLLNPGQHGLGMTPDAMQADSTTTATCGYCATGCGLRLHVREGEAVGLTPETHYPVNLGMACPKGWEALEILDSEKRAHHPLLRQSDGSMEQVSWDTALSTFTERFKSIQAKHGDASVAFVSTGQIVCEEMAFLGALGKFGMGIQHGDGNTRQCMATAVSAYKESFGFDAPPYTYDDFEQSDCLVFVGSNPCIGHPIMWERVLRNQKSPEIIVIDPRRTETAMASTQHLQLNPKSDLMLLYAITQHLIASNLIDYDFVNAHTEGFEELAAHVAEFTPESVSEQCGISVIDIRRAAESIGRAPAASLWWTMGVNQSYEGTRVAQAIINIALITGNFGRPGTGANSITGQCNAMGSRLWSNTTNLLGHFKFESEQDRQHVAGTLGIDVERIPSEGSWAYDEIVEGIRNGDIKGLWVIATNPAHSWINRGDFRDLLDKLDFLVVQDMYDQTDTAKHADLVLPAAGWGEKVGTFINSERRYGLVKKVRKAPGEALADFQIFRAIAAYWGVGEMFAEWTDPEAVFRIMQRLSKHRPNDITGIDGYAQLDACGGIQWPFSQEESEQENAPIQQRRLFADGKFYRESGKAKLIADQITPMPEPPDEAFPFLLLTGRGTVSQWHTQTRTENSKVLRKLYPHDPYVELHPRDAQTLGVVNGDQVRVRSRRGCVEVTAMVTPTVRQGQVFIPMHYRIVNDLTLSHFDPHSHQPSYKDCAVCLEKA
- a CDS encoding ABC transporter ATP-binding protein; its protein translation is MAGYVEMYRLGKTYDTPNGPAIIVEDFNLNMAKGEYVCLLGHSGCGKSTVLTMVAGLNPITHGGVVVANHEIEGPGPDRGVVFQSPCLMPWMTAIENVLLGVNQVYPHGTKSQRHDIAAYYLTLVGLGNSLHTRASALSQGMQQRVGIARAFALKPKMLLLDEPFGMLDSLTRMELQEILLEILVRDKVTTMMITHDVDEALFMSDRVVMMTNGPRARVGRVFEMPFERPRVRSEVLEHPDYYDLRGDMIQFLEEQDHKKLKADAEKLEAKKRAEAETALS
- a CDS encoding DmsC/YnfH family molybdoenzyme membrane anchor subunit, whose translation is MSTALPVVNRQPDFLGQLLEEQQQLSAVETFSQWHSSHTEAAPAQEKYYRDLIPASAPAPGYQFAFEVDLDACSGCKACVVACHTLNGLEEDESWRRVGTLIIGDDSDQSPAAIQHVTTACHHCEDPGCLNGCPVKAYDKDPITGIVRHLDDQCIGCKYCTMMCPYEVPRYSDRLGIVRKCDMCHQRLSVGEAPACVQSCPNEAIRISTVPVDSSSNTSGAVVPSAPPSSITQPTTRFVRTNPLDPSKTYPQDQNVDEVAESHWPLAVMLVMTQLAVGALLAEAITAAVRFVLGSPVSNNVTLTVAVVAFVIANAGLGIAPLHLGQPLRMWRVFLGLRTSWLSREAVVLGKFMGAVALAIGLFALPIFWDWIPSAIQNLIPVDLIPDWLGRLVLVASLPLGIAGLYCSAMIYIATKRQLWRQDRTLPRFFGTGLAGGPLISAAVFGVFGERWTAVALSLVAIGLVATKYSVEKAIYITDRKHDDPYDQRSVRLIRTHLGDLLKARTGLMTGTIAVSVLGTLSLIVSPLLGGALLSVACCLFIAGENAERLLYFKSVVYDRMPGTL
- a CDS encoding ABC transporter ATP-binding protein, whose protein sequence is MSTAVLDRPQPKSVARPVAPEPLIAMRNVCKGYGSGVTRNEVLTNINLNLRQGEFLAVVGFSGSGKTTLTKLLAGLETPDSGEIVMENKVISEPSEERGIVFQNYSLLPWLTVRGNIALSVDRVFRHWSKGQRREHIDKFIEMVGLTHAVHRRPHELSGGMRQRVSLARTLAMKPKVLLLDEPLSALDALTRATLQDEILKIWEEERQTCLLITNDVDEAILLADRIVPLNPGPNASLGPAFTVELDRPRDKTELNHNETFKGLRNAITNYLVAVRQKSRDDQASASDIPPVELPDLEPRSLALPRKAILNSPI
- a CDS encoding NirA family protein produces the protein MSNDKGFSEEQKQFLSGFAFGTDVARAVSGLPVISNSAGGGSATEAITIGAKAEDALPIGPEKIALIAQRETKQAGKQLCKEELAKLEKNPLDMWDEMQERADKGEFPKGTDVFLQKFHGLFYVAPAQNSYMCRMRIPGGLLHAWQLAGLADLSDKSAGGYIDITTRANLQYREIPADQAMNILYGLRELEIVNLGSGGDNIRNCTASPLSGIDTEELIETIPLAKRMNHYILNSREMYGLPRKFNIAFDGGGTISSLDDTNDIGFHAVRVSSDDATEQFPEGVYFQLTLGGITGHKDFARPTGVLLRPDQCLAVAGAIVRVFVKSGDRTDRKKARLKYVLDAWGFDKFVTAVEEQLGYTLPRLEEEKLTKSLVENRLAHIGFHPQSQPGKQYVGVVFPVGRMTSDQARSLADIATKYGNGEIRLTVWQNLLIPHIDDADVEAVQQALLDIGLDYRASQFRAGLVACTGSGGCKFAAAETKTHAMILADHLQSQFELDQPINIHLTGCHHSCAQHYIGDIGLLGCKVEKGDDMVDGYHVHLGGGWGERQGIARLIFESVAFDEMSTLLSAVIQGYLDQRSDGESFVDFSSRKTDDELKALATMTPC
- a CDS encoding GAF domain-containing protein, which codes for MTSTTIQPTASFLVDIIVVDHPDVEFIADCQYPAAQRAFSETKETGLPAIVSAEGEEQDVVVLSIPTYCDGEIKSVVCFVGSGDDANCGVMEVWQPIGAYDELSMTKGYFGALERFQNVSSYVRFEKGSGLPGQVWRNASFIIHDKLPSHSGFLRAAGASAESLEVAVGIPVLADDFLASVLLISSGVAPLAKGFEVWRSAGEEFLLESAAYQSLDESLCLSIDSKVACDGSLPGMASQTGHPVITDDSAAILFGRNDQATFEGRAFAMPFFEDGRVTNVLVMLL